In the genome of Capricornis sumatraensis isolate serow.1 chromosome 4, serow.2, whole genome shotgun sequence, the window TGAATTAGATGTGTATATGTCCAGTATGTTAAATTCTAGCATTGTATCCTGAAATTATCTTTCAGTGATACTTATATCCTATAACCTAGTCATTAAAATAACGTTATATATAAAAGGATTATCTAGGATTTTACAAAGAAATCTTTTAGAATAGTGGCAAATGGGCTAAGAGCACGAGCTCTGGTTTCAGACCCACCAGATTTCAGTCCTGTACCACCTCATATTAGTTGGTAACCTTGGCGAATTATTTAGCATTGTGAGGCCTCTTctctaaaatagaaattataatgtTTACCTAATAGAGTTTCTTTATGAATCAAATGACAAAATAGTGTAAAATTCCTAACACAGGTCCTAGTCTTAGCTAGTATtgcttgttttttgttatttAGGTATCGTTATTGAACATAACCACACTAGAGGGTTAAAGGACACAATAAACAAGGGTGGATGAAGTAATTTCATAGTAAGGGAGGTTTTCTCTAATCTGGCTTGGTCAACTATAACTCTTTAGGATTACaagggaatctaaaaaaagtggaACACATAAGATAAACAGGgaaattgttaaatatttaaaaaaatgcactgaATGCTTAGTATATGTTACATattacattattaaaaatttttttcatgtgctttaataaatgaaaaactcaaCCTGTAGAAGCTTGAATAAAAATGACTTGGTATTTTCCACAAAAACTCCATATTAATTATTGCCATGTACATAATATACACTGAAGAATCCTTAACCTATTTAGATACCTTGAAGTAGACCTAAGCAATACTAATATGAATTAAAAACTCATTATGCTGTCAGAGCAGTACTGTCCAGCTTTACCCATTCACATGAAGAGAGACGCACATTAGTGAATGATGTTCTAAGCAAGGgattctttgctttctcctcttcCATTTTGCTTCCCTACTCCCACCCCTCTCTTGTCATCTAGACTGTATCAATACCAACACAATCTGCTGTCATCATCAGAAGCACAGAGAAAAAGCCCAAGACAGAAGAGTGCGAGCAGAGCTGGCAACAGTCACAGAAGGCTCTGGCTGTGTAGTCATTAGGAAGCAAAGAATGAACTAGTAGTAATCCAGGAAACAGTACAGAAGACCGTCCTTAAAATCTTTATAGGCTGATTGGATCCTCAATTCATTAGCACTGATTTTAGAAAGCACTTTTATTTATGGAGGCATGCAGAGAGGGGATAGTAGATATTTAAAAGGGAATAAATAGAGCAAAGGAATAAGAGACACACAATTTTAAATACCAGAATAGCTAAAACAAATtgaaattataagaaataaacCTTTTTCAAGAATAAAGGCAATTAATACCTAAGATAATAACAACACACTTGATAAAATTCTTATGGAATTAACTTTTTTACAAAAGTTCTGTGAAAGAAGCCTCAAAAATACACTCATGTCAAAATCAAATACAGAAATTCCCTTCTGGTGTACTCTTAGCAAACCTCTCCCAAACAGAACcaagttacattttaaaaatactcctTAAAATGTTAGATGACAAGTATTTCTCTATCTTGGCTCTACAAAATTACTAATTTGCATGtacaacaaaatagaaaaatgctTTAAACCAGGGGTCCTCAACCCCTTGTCAGTGGCCTGTTAGGAATCAGGtggcacagcaggaggtgagctgtGGGCTAGCAAGGGAAGAGTTACCTGCTGCTCCCATCATTTGTATTACCTCCAGAACCTTCgcatttcccccaccccacctcagggatgggaaaaaaaattgtcttccatgaaacaggtccctggtgcccaaaaggttggggaccactgctttaAATCATGTGTTTAAGTTAACAACTGAAAATTGTTcaacaaagaacagagaaaaataaaagagcatgACAGCTTGagtacattgctgctgctgctaagttgcttcagtcatgtccgactctgtgcaaccccatagatgagagcccaccaggctccctcatccctgcgattctccaggcaagaacactggagtgggttgccatttccttctccaatgcaggaaagtgaggttgcttagtcatgtccgactcttattgaccccatggactgcagcctttcaggctcctccatccatgggattttccaggcaagagtactggagtggggtgccattgccttctcctgagtacactgctgctgctgctgctgctgctgctgctaagtcgcttcagtcgtgtccgactctgtgcgaccccatagacagcagcccaccgggctccctcatccctggaaaAGGTCCTCCCAATTACCTTTTCAAGGTAAAACATGGAAGAACAGTGCATTTCCCCCTAAAATCATAATTACACATCAGgattttttaagagaaatgtgACAGGAGAATGACTCACCTGTGGGACCACATTCTGTACGTATGTTGGtggatgctgctgcttctgctgaaCAGCACTTTCTATTGCTACTTTAGCTACAGTGCTTGGATCTGCTCCTGCTGGCACCGCAACCATCGTTGCACTGCAGCCAGCATTGTTGGGGTCACTGATTGTAACAATTCTAACTCCCACTTTATTTGGAATTCCTGTGACTGTTTCCCTATCATTATCCTCTGCTGGCCTCTTTACAGTTTTGCATTCTGCTGTGCCATTTGTAGACCGAACGTCAGACAACAGGGCAGGAGAATGGGACACTCTTGATCCTGAGTGGGGAACGGCTATGATTTGATGCCCCTGTATAACAGAGGTTGCAGAATGTGGTGAGACAACTACACTTGGGCGTTGCTGAGGCACATCTGAATTCAAACTTGAAGCTAGAGGTCCATTAGGCAAATCAGTACCACTAAACTGCTGTGTTGCCACATTTGAGGCCTCCTGTATACTGCTCACAGATGGTGAAACACCCAAAGTTAATATAGGTCCATTAGAAGTTCTTTCTAGTTGATCACCTTTGGCAGTATCTTGCTGAGTGGCATCTAAAGTCCCTTGTGGTTCCATTGGAGATATCTCACCATTTCCTACATGATTGGAAGTTTTGTGATTTGGAATGTTTTTGCTTAAATGAGAACCATCTCCTTTATCAAAATCACAGATTCCATTAACTAGAGGTTTTTTCAAATCACTTTTAATATCCTGCATGTCCATTTGTTCTGAGTTCTGTTTTCCAGATGCTCCATTCTCACCTAACTCTAACGATGGCCCATTACTGATTAGTGAGCACTGATTAGCCTCACTTTGAATTTTCCCTGAGTTTGAAGGAGGTAGACTTGAGTCactgtattttctcccatttaaaaGACTTCCCACctgcatttcattttcctttgtatcCCCATTGCTGGTGTTTGTGGTTCCTCGTCTGCAGGACGGGTTCTCCATGACTTCAATTTTACGTTCATGAACATGTAAACCTGTTGCTTCTTTTGCTTCCTCCTCCTTTTGGCAAATTATTTTATCACCTTTGAATGGGGGAGTAGCAGTGGTACAAGATGATTGTCCAGCTGGAGATGCTTGAGTGGCTGGAAGCGTTTGCACCTGAAGTCCAACTCCTGCCTGGGTCCCGCTCATGGTAATTCCTGCTGGAGCAATGAGCTGAGTTGTATTTCCCTGACTCACAGTTGCAGTTGCAAAACTTGTATTTGGCACAACTGTTATGGTTACCTGGTTGCCAGAAGTCCCTTGGAAAATGGTTGCTGGGCTATTTGAAATCAGTGGGCCTGGCAATATTTGTAAGTTCGAGATGGGCACGGTTTGCACTCCCCCAGTGGGTGGCATTGCACTTTGGACCAACTGAACATTTTGCTGCCCAACCAACAGCTGCTGAGCTGGAGTTTGCCCTTGCACTCCAAAACCCGCTGCTTGGTTATTGGCCACCTGGTACACCACCTGAGGACTAGGAGCTCTTGCATTATTTGGGGGAGGAATCTGTGGAGCTGGGAGAATAAGCTTACCACCGGGAGTTGAAGGACCACGCTTTGGAAGCAGCAACTGTTTTATCAGACTCGACTCACCAGAAGCAGGCTGACCAACTCCTGCATTCGTTTGCTGTGGCTGAACTTGCATCTGTACTTGTTGTGGCTGCTGAACTTGTACTTGTACCTGTTGTGGCGGTGCTggtgaatgctgctgctgttgctgccttTTCACAGACAGCATTTGACTGACAGTAGGAGGTGGTCCCTGTGGTTGAGGGGTGGAAGAAGATGACATGGCAGTAGGGACCTGGTTAGTAGTAGCTGGGACAGGTGATGGTGAGGAAGATGGAGTAATGCTTGGTTGTCCAGTTAGCTGAACTGCCTGGCCAGCTGGAAGAGCTGCTGGATTAGCAAGAACAATTTGGTGAATGGCTGGTGCATAAGTTTGACCTTGTTGAGCTGGCTGGCTTACAATCACTACACTTTGTTGGGGTGGCTGCTGCGGCTGTTGAATAGGCTGTTGTACCACTGTTGATGAAACTTGCTGAGAAGGGAGAGGTTTTGGTGCAATGTTTTGAAACCCTACCCTTGAGGGTTGTGGACTTGGGACACCAGCAATGGTAACCATTTGTCCTGTAGCTACCTGAAAATTCTGTACTGAAGTTGCTGAGACAATATTGGATGTAGAAGTCGTTACATACTGTGGGGGTGCTATGATAACAGTGTCCTGTGGCTGGCTACCAGCTGATGTCTGCTGAGATGAAGTTTGTACAGGTTGGGGTGATGTGGTGATTAACTGTTGACCCTGTGAAACTGTAGAAGTACATGCTGGTATGTTCTGAACTCTGCCAAATATATGACTCTGCGGGACAGCTTGCTGAATCACTGTAACAGGAGTGCCAGAAGGTATCTGCCCCGGTACCACTGTGTGTAATGGAGACTGCTGTGGAATTACTGATGGATGGTGAAGCAGTGTCTGGGAATTTACAACTGTAACAGGCTGTGGCCCTGTACTATGATTCTGAACCACAGAACTCTGTGCAGCTCCTCCTCCCACAGCAATACTAACAGGAACTGCTGTCTGGGGTATAGAGTTCTGGATTACTGTAGCCTTAACGACTTCACAAGGAATTGGAGCTTTATTTTGAATGACGGTCACCGGAGCATTTTGCTGCTGGTGGGTATGAACTGAAGGATTTGGTGGAATTCTTGAAACAGTCTGTGCCACAGTATGAACACCTTGTACTGGAAAAGACATTTGTGTTGCAGTCAAACTTGAAGATTGGTTGGTAACAGGAGTCCTCTGAAAATGGTTTCCTACAGTTTGTGGTCCATGAGGGATTCctgaaaatataaggaaaagttaaaattcacAGTGAAATGACTGAAAAGCAGCATGTagaaattattttacttaatttcaaGAGAAAACAGTTTTAAGAAATTAACAACTCTGCATTATATGAATATGATAAaatagaataagaaataaaatgttactgaaaAACAAGGACAAGTCATACATCttaaatgtatataatacatGTTTTCATTTAGCCTTCTTATTAAATTGATAATATTTaatcacaataaaaattaatacctGCGGGTGAAGGACTTGGAGATACATCAGGTACAGAATCAACACGAACAACGGGAGTAGAAACAGGTTGCTGCTGATAGTACATCTGAATGGGAAGTGGGATAGCCCTACGTTTTACTCCTACTACATGAATATGCGCCTGCCCATTGTTACTGGAATCCTCCACTCTCTTCACTGTATGATTTGGAAAGACTGTTCTGTAAAGTACACACACATTCAATTTTAATAACTAGCACATTAACAAAAAACACTAAATTCTAACAATGTTTACACAAACAGCAACAGTATATTCACTGCTACTAATATATGAACCAGTATGAATCATATATTCTACAAGGAGGGGAAACAaggaattaaatattaattaaaagatCAATTCTCCAATTTcaaaaatcattattattaacATTGTAGGGTTAAAACAATTCTACTATATATGTAATTAATAAAAAAGCTGCATCAAGTCAATGCCTATTTTATGAACTTTGCAAAATAACAAAAAGTCATGATGTTTGAAGATAGAGCTCAGTCACAGACTATTATTCAAGATTTAAAAGGGCAAACACTATGTCTTTAACACATATAAATAGCAGGAAAAACGTAaacttaatttcttccttttctttctttgataaaCCTCAGAATGTTTAAACAGAAACACCATGTTTGATATCAAAATTCCCTTGAATTTAAACTTCTACCACACTACAATCTAACCATACAAAACTTTAAGCAGTGGAGACATTCAAGACTAGGTAGATAGTTGGTAtgtcttcccaggtagctcagctggtaaagaatccacctacaatgccagagaccccagttcaaaaCCTGGGTCAAAagttccccttgagaagggatagtctacccactccagtattcttgggcttccctggtggctcagacagtagagaatctacctgcaaagcagaagacttagattcaatccctgggttgggaagatttcctgtaggagggcatggcaacccactccagtattcctgcctggagaatccccatggacagaggagcctggcaggcttacagtccatagggtcccaaaaagttggacatgactgagtaactaaacacaGCAGAGATAGTTGTTATGTTCTCTACAGAGCAAGGGGTATGTAAATTAACTGTAAAGAAATATAAATCCTACCTAAGACATTTATAAAATCCAGTTGATGTTAGGATTCCACCACGAGCCAATTTACTGCAAGTTGATAGGTACTCAGAATACATTTCTGCTCTAGAGACAGAACAATCTGGATTTACTTCAAAATGAGCATTGAgcctaaaagaggaaaaaaaaatacatggcaTTATGCAATGTACTATAGAGTCTATACTTAACCATTTGAAGGCAATGTGTTATAAATTAATAATCATATCTTATTGATCAAATTTCACTATCTTATGCTATTTGCAAAAATATATGCTAGTTTTTAGGCAGACTAAATCAAATAAAAAGAGATTACTTAATCATTCTTATTTTAGTATAAAAAATCATTATCCACAAATATAAAAACCAATATTCACAAATATATGTGAATACATCAGCAGAGATGGTATGCTGGCAATAAATATTCTATAACACATTAATTTTATTCAGTGAATACTCAGGTTCCTGTCTTGTAATAATCAAAATATAACAGAAGCTCCCAATTATGAGTTATTGGTGATGTGAAAAACGAAGGAAAAACAACTAAACTTTTGTTGCTCTTGGATCaaatttcttcagaaaaaaattctCCTAAAACATTTAACTACTTCTTAAAACAATGATACTTCTCATGCTGCAcactccccttccccacctcagAGACTCTATTCCTAATTAATTACAAGGTAATTCAAACTTCAGTTTGTCTTTGTCATAAAGTGACTTCAGCTATAAGTTAGGATTGGAGGCCTAGTTAACTATAAAGGACTCTTTCTAGAActcactgtatatatatacacaagacATGCCAACCTACAGCTGTTTCCTATTAACTGAATCAAATGAtaattatgataaaataatttaaaatgcttctcttctcctcctccctagAAATGGCAGAAATAAGAATTTATAAGACCAAGTCtataactaacacacacacattttacagTGGATGCAGtacttattttttccaactttCAAAACTTAGAGTATCGAGTTTTCAAACTGACCAGAAACAAAAACCTGTTTGGTTTCAATATACaagacaaatattttcaaatatcactGGAAGATCTATCAAGTATAAAGCATCAAGTTTAACTATACAGAATATGAAGAAATAGCAAAAAATTAGAGATGTTACCATAAACCTGATTtaagaaaagtagagaaaagtGTCATAGGAACACAGATATGAAAGCACCAAAAATATGGAACATAAAGTGACAGGaacatggaatgggagaaaaatgtttgttagagaatgggagaaaggggaaagaaattttttaaaataatacatcacCAAAAAGTGATCTTATATTTCAATCTGTTAATCTTCTAAAGAATTTAAGTTGAAATTCATAAGCAATGTAGAGGCAAttagccatgaaaaaaaaatgaaatctaaccaattctacatttatttttttccagaagtgGCTGAGATGTGACCAGTcagtcttctcaagaaaatattattttaaaattgatatttcAATGTAGACATACTGGTTATTCTATCATTTGATTAGTTACCTCTTACtactcacaaaaagaaaaaattaactagCAATGAACAAGAAATTTTGCTTTTGGTCATAAAGAAGGGACATTTAATAGCAAAATCTGGTTCTAAGAAGTCAGTCcaattgttttaataaaatattaaaaaaaacaaattctacAATACGACAAACCTTATTTTCTACAAAATCAATGACAATTTTTTAACACAAATTTTACTTGAAAAGAAATGGTgtaatttaatgaaattttaatcaAAGACTATTTTAATTCTGAAGATTCTGATACTTTACtttcaaactattccaaaatacAGGTGAAGCAATTTTATACTGTTCTTTCTTGTATAAATGATATCCTACTCTAACTAGAAAGAAATACAGAGTAAAACATTCTGGATGACTGctgaaataatttccttttctcatttgctttattCTTCCCAAGGATAAAGCCTTAATAGAAATAAACCACTTACCACTGACAAGCAAACTTCTCACTATCTATTTCCACTATTCCTGGAGGTGGACCAACATGCTGTGCTACAACTGCTCTggaagctaaagaaaaaaatacattagctacatcattttttaaaactacaggCCATATTTAGTTCATGGATATGGAACCAATTAATATTCACAATGAATACCTTTTAAAAAGGTCTATAAACATACTGAAAATATAGAAATTTGAGAAAGAAACTTATAATGGAACACATATTGATTATACCAGGCACTGTCTTAGATTCTTCATATGAACTATTTTTTGTTAATCTCACAATCATTCAAATAATATGGATTATTTCACTAATATAAACTCTGTTTTTCCCATTTTCAGTCATTGAGTTTTAACTTGATACTATTAAtatctttttaattcttctgtgaGGTGGGTATACATAAAGAAACTAACACTCAACTTGATTAAAATAATTAGCCCAAGGACACAAATCACAATGTATCAGTAAACAAGCATCTTTCTCAGATTAGTTACAGAAGCAGATTGCATCAAAAGTAATTTCActtctgaatttaaaatattaactctgTAAGTGGCATATATAAAATTTCCAGATACAATGAACAAATAGCCAACTTCTATGTTGgaactaataaaaataagaaaaatgggaTAATAGAAACGTGATCATATTACAGTAAGTTTATAATGAAATATGAATCTTACatatttatagattaaaaattatattgtttcACCACTGAATCagcattattaataatatatgctttttaaaCCTACAaaatgtatcttctttttttttcaggtaacaTGTTGGCAAAACTTCTCAGAACCCtcaaacaaaacataaatttcTAAATTACTGGAACTAGAAGAGCCCCACAGTCAGTCCAATCTGTGAATGATCTGAAGCAATCCTGACCTTTGTCTGGTGAGACCCCAGGCTTCCACTGGGATACAGCTAACAGCAGCCAGCCACGTTTAAATACTTACTCTCTATTAAACCATTTACATTTACatgatttgttttaatctcatatATAGTTCTAAATTTAATTGtccccattttgcaaatgaaaaaatgaaagctcAGAGATTAACAAAGAACACATGATGGAGACAGCAGAGCTGAGTATAGCTGGAAAGCCTTCTTTTAGGAGCGCTGACTTTGAATTCAGGTCTGTCACATTTCAGAGGACATACTGTGATATTCTGCTTCTTAACAGAACATCATAATTAGAGTCAAAGGTATTTTTCTTGTGCAACCTCAGcctatcttttttcttctcctaacTTGATGACAGTTACAGAAAATACCTTTCTAAGGCCTAAATACATGTAGAAACTTCCCTTTTCTTGATCAATTATACTGTAAGAATATACCCTGCTCTGACTGAAATCTGAATCAACTAATAAACAGTTGCAGGAAACATTACAAACTATGTTGAAATTATGAGAAACTTTATAAACAAtgcataaggaaaaataatatagccacaattaaattaaaactataaactaGAAATATATAATTAGTATGAAAGTGGCTACAAACTGAGAATCCTTGTCTTCAGGATTCCTGAAGACATTCCAAAGAATACAAAGGGCACTTATACTTTAGATGGAATCAATTTCCAGATTTTCAAAGTTTTGTATATATTCCCTCCTAAAACTGCTGTGCATGAAAGCAAGACCTCCTCTTTGATGACTGCTCTTTAACCATTTGGGAACAAAGTCTTTACtctattaaacattttaagatatGGTTAAATGcaagactctggagccagatagGCTGGCTCTAGAGTTCCATCACTCATCAGCTGTGTAACCATGGGCAAGCTACTTAACCCCTCTGGCTATAAAATGGGGCAAAGTAACAGCACACTGACCTCATTGATGGTTATGAGGATTACAGAAGTTAATATGTAAGTCACTtaaaacaatgcctggcacataaagaGCGCTACATAAATGTTATGATGATGATTGTATAAATACCTCTGGAATACCAACAGGAGGAGTAGAAACATTAGTATCCACAAAACGTGTTTAAACCAAGGTATTAGGGTAAGGATTCAGGTCTATTCCAGTGTTTCACATGTTCTAGTTGAGGGCAATGTACAGCCTTAAATATTGGGTATTCTGGTCCTTTGGCATGTTCTAAATTtggatatattattaatataaagtaATGACAATTTCTGCTTAATGTCCTTTCCACCTCCATCTCTCAACTACTACCAAAGAGTGTACTACTTTTTAAGTTAGAATCTTGAGTAAGTAAAGCacacagaatattttaaagaaatactgaAGGTAGTGGCATCTTATTTCATTCACATGACAAATTCATGGCAAGTTTAACTATCTTAGAATTCTGAAATAAGGAAGATTTCATGGGAACATAAATCAAcatattttcttggaaaaataaagttggatttttttctaaataacagAAATTGAGACAAGATACCCTTGATTAATAAAGACTAACTTTATCAGTTAGGTTATATGGCAGACATTTTCCATAATTGAATGAGGTAAATCTCCAGTGCCAAGACTGACAACAATGTATTCGTGCACATGACAAAAAGCATTTTATCAAAAAACACTGTGGTCATGAAATGAAGACTACTAAAATTTTCCTAACCCAATAGTTCTCAAAGTAATCGTGCCCTGACCTGAAGCATCAGTATCTCATGGGAACTTGTTAGATATGAAAATTCTCCAATTCCCCTGAATCAGAAACTCAGGGTATGGAGCCAAGAAATCAGCATGAAAGCCCACTGGGTGTCTCTGATGCACCCTCAAGTTGCAGAACCACTGTGCTAACACTACCTGAATATATTAGGTGAAACAAGGTGCAGCTAACTGAAAGAGGAGCAACTTTAATTTACACTCatatcttattaatatttttcgaTATGTTTTCAATAAACTTAGAAATAAATATCTACACTAACTGgacaataaataattatataaatcaagTATTACTAATTCTTTGATTtcaacaaaacaaagcagaactCAACTTTTCAGAAgatcattaaatataattttaataatttttaaataattctgaaaaataataattttaagttcTACTCTCAACTATTTATTGATATAAACTATTTAATGATGTgaacttaaatatataaaaaggaaaaacataaaattaatgcTGAAACTAATTGCAATTCTAGCAAGAAAAAAATACTCTGAAACACACTAGAGTAATACTTTCCAGAAAACTTTCCATCTCATTACAAGATGCACTTCCAATACctgcttcttttatttaattatttataaaagtTTGTAATATATTTACTATTGTTTTACAGACTGTTTATTATTAAACCttgtaacaataaaataaatttttaacacAGAGCTTTATAATGTAACAAAATTGAAAAaccttaaaattaaaatgtctataTAGGTATTGATGGATCTGAGTTCAAAGAGAAAGATGGAGAGTATAAAATTTCTAATATTAAGAATacgtgttattttttaaatggataatgTTATGTATCAAGATTCCACAGGATATAAAAAGTAAGTATCAGTTTAATACATCACAAAAACATAGTATTTGCAGATAGATGAGAGGAAGGGAGCTAAAAGTTTAAAGACAACCATTCCACTAGAAAACCGTATTAAACAAATGATGGAGAGGAAAGCCAAACTATAAGTGGTAACTAATCAAACAATTCAGAGTTGTCATTCATGATGAGCAAGTAAAAAAGCACTCACCAGCATAAAAATGAACTCTTTTAGGTTCCTAGAGGCCTATTCAAACTTATATCAAATGGCACTACATACACAAGAAACtctcaatatttaattttattccatttgCCAATGAGGATCAACTCTTAGGCTGGGGGGTGGGTTCACTTGTTAAGGTCACAGGTCAGCAATAAGGCAAAAGGAGTTTTCATGAAAATTACCTCTGAATATTCTTCAAATGACCTATTATTATCAGCATATCACTGATAATTTATTGGTTTCACTCTGTTGAACAGTTTCCGAATGGCCCTCATTAACttagtattttaaattaatttaaaagtttctttgaGGATAAAAAATATATGCCCACTACCCACTTAACTAGCGTATGAacg includes:
- the ARID2 gene encoding AT-rich interactive domain-containing protein 2, encoding MANSTGKAPPDERRKGLAFLDELRQFHHSRGSPFKKIPAVGGKELDLHGLYTRVTTLGGFAKVSEKNQWGEIVEEFNFPRSCSNAAFALKQYYLRYLEKYEKVHHFGEDDDEVPPGNPKPQLPIGAIPSSYNYQQHSVSDYLRQSYGLSMDFNSPNDYNKLVLSLLSGLPNEVDFAINVCTLLSNESKHVMQLEKDPKIITLLLANAGVFDDTLGSFSTVFGEEWKEKTDRDFVKFWKDIVDDNEVRDLISDRNKSHEGTSGEWIWESLFHPPRKLGINDIEGQRVLQIAVILRNLSFEEGNVKLLAANRTCLRFLLLSAHSHFISLRQLGLDTLGNIAAELLLDPVDFKTTHLMFHTVTKCLMSRDRFLKMRGMEILGNLCKAEDNGVLICEYVDQDSYREIICHLTLPDVLLVISTLEVLYMLTEMGDVACTKIAKVEKSIDMLVCLVSMDIQMFGPDALAAVKLVEHPSSSHQVLSEIRPQAIEQVQTQTHVASAPASRAVVAQHVGPPPGIVEIDSEKFACQWLNAHFEVNPDCSVSRAEMYSEYLSTCSKLARGGILTSTGFYKCLRTVFPNHTVKRVEDSSNNGQAHIHVVGVKRRAIPLPIQMYYQQQPVSTPVVRVDSVPDVSPSPSPAGIPHGPQTVGNHFQRTPVTNQSSSLTATQMSFPVQGVHTVAQTVSRIPPNPSVHTHQQQNAPVTVIQNKAPIPCEVVKATVIQNSIPQTAVPVSIAVGGGAAQSSVVQNHSTGPQPVTVVNSQTLLHHPSVIPQQSPLHTVVPGQIPSGTPVTVIQQAVPQSHIFGRVQNIPACTSTVSQGQQLITTSPQPVQTSSQQTSAGSQPQDTVIIAPPQYVTTSTSNIVSATSVQNFQVATGQMVTIAGVPSPQPSRVGFQNIAPKPLPSQQVSSTVVQQPIQQPQQPPQQSVVIVSQPAQQGQTYAPAIHQIVLANPAALPAGQAVQLTGQPSITPSSSPSPVPATTNQVPTAMSSSSTPQPQGPPPTVSQMLSVKRQQQQQHSPAPPQQVQVQVQQPQQVQMQVQPQQTNAGVGQPASGESSLIKQLLLPKRGPSTPGGKLILPAPQIPPPNNARAPSPQVVYQVANNQAAGFGVQGQTPAQQLLVGQQNVQLVQSAMPPTGGVQTVPISNLQILPGPLISNSPATIFQGTSGNQVTITVVPNTSFATATVSQGNTTQLIAPAGITMSGTQAGVGLQVQTLPATQASPAGQSSCTTATPPFKGDKIICQKEEEAKEATGLHVHERKIEVMENPSCRRGTTNTSNGDTKENEMQVGSLLNGRKYSDSSLPPSNSGKIQSEANQCSLISNGPSLELGENGASGKQNSEQMDMQDIKSDLKKPLVNGICDFDKGDGSHLSKNIPNHKTSNHVGNGEISPMEPQGTLDATQQDTAKGDQLERTSNGPILTLGVSPSVSSIQEASNVATQQFSGTDLPNGPLASSLNSDVPQQRPSVVVSPHSATSVIQGHQIIAVPHSGSRVSHSPALLSDVRSTNGTAECKTVKRPAEDNDRETVTGIPNKVGVRIVTISDPNNAGCSATMVAVPAGADPSTVAKVAIESAVQQKQQHPPTYVQNVVPQNTPMTPSPAVQVQSQPNSSQPSPFSASSQHGDPVRKPGHNFMCLWQSCKKWFQTPSQVFYHAATEHGGKDVYPGQCLWEGCEPFQRQRFSFITHLQDKHCSKDALLAGLKQDEPGQAGSQKSSTKQPAVGGTSSAPRAQKAIVNHPSAALMALRRGSRNLVFRDFTDEKEGPITKHIRLTAALILKNIGKYSECGRRLLKRHENNLSVLAISNMEASSTLAKCLYELNFTVQSKEQEKDSEMLQ